A window of Candidatus Pantoea floridensis contains these coding sequences:
- the fabF gene encoding beta-ketoacyl-ACP synthase II: MSKRRVVVTGLGMLSPVGNTVESTWSALLAGQSGISLIDHFDTSAYATRFAGLVRDFNCDDFISRKDQRKMDDFIQYGIVAGIQAMADSGLVVTDENAGRIGAAIGSGIGGLGLIEDNHSSLVKGGPRKISPFFVPSTIVNMVAGHLTIMYGLKGPSISIATACTSGVHNIGHAARIIAYNDADVMLAGGAEKASTPLGVGGFGAARALSTRNDNPQAASRPWDKDRDGFVLGDGAGIVVLEEYEHAKKRGAKIYAEIIGFGMSSDAYHMTSPPEDGSGAAAAMVNALRDAQLNAEQIGYVNAHGTSTPAGDKAEAQAVKSVFGAAAHSVMVSSTKSMTGHLLGAAGAVEAIYSILALRDQAVPPTINLDNPDEGCDLDFVPHTARQVSGLEYTLCNSFGFGGTNGSLIFRKV, from the coding sequence GTGTCTAAGCGTCGTGTAGTTGTGACTGGTCTTGGCATGTTGTCTCCTGTCGGCAATACCGTAGAGTCTACCTGGAGTGCTCTCCTTGCCGGTCAGAGCGGCATTAGCCTGATCGACCATTTTGATACTAGTGCCTATGCAACACGTTTTGCAGGCTTAGTAAGAGATTTCAATTGCGATGATTTCATCTCGCGCAAAGATCAGCGCAAGATGGATGACTTCATCCAATACGGCATCGTTGCGGGTATTCAGGCTATGGCAGACTCAGGTCTGGTCGTAACCGATGAGAATGCTGGTCGCATTGGTGCGGCAATCGGTTCTGGCATTGGCGGACTGGGTTTGATCGAAGATAACCACAGCTCGCTGGTCAAAGGTGGACCGCGCAAAATCAGCCCCTTCTTCGTGCCTTCTACCATTGTAAATATGGTGGCCGGTCATCTCACCATCATGTATGGCCTAAAAGGTCCTAGCATCTCAATCGCGACTGCGTGTACGTCTGGTGTGCATAACATTGGTCACGCTGCACGTATCATCGCGTATAACGATGCTGATGTGATGCTGGCAGGTGGTGCGGAGAAAGCCAGTACGCCATTGGGTGTGGGTGGTTTTGGTGCTGCACGTGCGCTCTCCACGCGTAACGACAATCCGCAGGCGGCGAGCCGTCCGTGGGATAAAGATCGTGACGGTTTCGTGTTGGGTGATGGTGCAGGCATTGTCGTACTGGAAGAGTACGAACACGCTAAGAAACGCGGCGCGAAAATTTATGCTGAAATCATTGGTTTTGGTATGAGCAGCGATGCTTACCACATGACGTCACCGCCAGAAGATGGTTCAGGTGCAGCAGCAGCGATGGTTAACGCACTGCGTGATGCACAGCTGAACGCTGAGCAGATCGGTTATGTCAACGCGCATGGCACCTCGACGCCAGCCGGTGATAAAGCGGAAGCTCAAGCGGTGAAATCGGTGTTTGGTGCTGCGGCTCATAGCGTGATGGTGAGCTCAACCAAATCGATGACGGGCCATCTGCTGGGTGCAGCAGGCGCGGTAGAAGCGATTTATTCGATTCTGGCGCTGCGCGATCAGGCGGTTCCACCAACGATTAACCTCGACAATCCTGACGAAGGTTGTGACCTGGACTTTGTGCCACACACGGCGCGCCAGGTCAGCGGATTGGAGTATACCTTGTGTAACTCCTTCGGATTTGGCGGCACTAACGGCTCGCTGATCTTCCGCAAAGTTTAA
- a CDS encoding beta-ketoacyl-ACP synthase III has product MFTKIIGTGSYLPEQIRSNADLEKMVETTDEWIVTRTGIRERRIAAPEETVATMGFTAAQRALEMAGVHANDVGLIIVATTSSSHAFPSSACMIQQMLEIEDCAAFDLAAACAGFTYALSVADQYIKNGVVKHALVIGADVLARTLDPNDRGTIILFGDGAGAVVLSQSEEPGILSTHLHADGRYSKLLTLPYQDRAHQDEPAYLTMAGNEVFKVAVTELAHIVDETLQANNLDREMLDWLVPHQANLRIISATAKKLGMGMDKVVVTLDRHGNTSAASVPSALDEAVRDGRIKPGHLILLEAFGGGFTWGSALVRF; this is encoded by the coding sequence ATGTTTACCAAAATTATCGGTACGGGCAGCTATTTGCCTGAGCAGATTCGCTCCAATGCGGATCTGGAAAAAATGGTCGAGACGACGGACGAGTGGATTGTCACCCGTACCGGTATCCGTGAGCGTCGTATTGCCGCTCCGGAAGAAACGGTTGCCACCATGGGCTTCACCGCAGCACAGCGTGCGCTTGAGATGGCGGGTGTGCATGCGAATGACGTTGGCCTGATTATTGTGGCCACTACGTCCTCGAGTCACGCTTTCCCAAGCTCAGCCTGCATGATCCAGCAAATGCTGGAGATTGAAGATTGTGCTGCTTTTGATTTGGCTGCCGCCTGCGCGGGCTTCACCTATGCGCTGAGCGTTGCCGATCAATACATTAAAAATGGCGTGGTTAAGCATGCGCTGGTGATCGGTGCAGATGTGCTGGCACGTACGCTCGATCCCAACGATCGCGGCACTATCATTCTGTTTGGCGATGGCGCGGGAGCTGTGGTTCTGAGCCAGAGCGAAGAGCCGGGGATCCTCTCTACTCATCTACATGCCGATGGTCGTTACAGCAAATTGCTGACGCTGCCGTATCAGGATCGCGCCCATCAGGATGAGCCCGCTTACCTGACAATGGCGGGTAATGAAGTCTTCAAAGTGGCCGTAACTGAACTGGCACACATCGTTGACGAAACCCTGCAGGCTAACAACCTTGATCGTGAAATGCTCGACTGGCTGGTTCCGCATCAGGCGAACCTGCGCATCATTAGCGCAACGGCCAAAAAACTCGGTATGGGCATGGATAAAGTCGTAGTCACACTGGATCGTCACGGTAATACCTCGGCCGCTTCCGTGCCAAGTGCACTGGACGAGGCGGTGCGCGATGGCCGTATCAAGCCGGGACATCTGATTTTGCTGGAGGCCTTCGGTGGTGGTTTCACCTGGGGTTCCGCACTGGTTCGCTTTTGA
- a CDS encoding Maf family protein has product MTPLVLASTSPFRQALLAKLGLPFITAAPNSDETPYLNESAPELVQRLALAKAQALAEHYPDSWIIGSDQVCVLNGEIAGKPYTVEQACLQLAAASGNAITFYTGLALIQPQSGKQTVICEPFTVHFRTLSRAEIHAYVEKEMPLQCAGSFKSEGLGICLFERLEGRDPNTLVGLPLIALNEMLRSAGINALS; this is encoded by the coding sequence ATGACACCTTTAGTTTTAGCCTCCACCTCCCCTTTTCGTCAGGCATTGCTGGCCAAACTAGGCCTGCCTTTTATAACTGCCGCCCCCAACAGTGATGAAACGCCGTATCTCAATGAATCAGCGCCAGAACTGGTGCAGCGTCTGGCATTAGCCAAAGCACAGGCGCTGGCTGAGCATTACCCTGATAGCTGGATTATCGGTTCAGATCAGGTGTGCGTTCTGAATGGTGAGATTGCGGGTAAGCCTTATACCGTGGAGCAGGCTTGTCTGCAGTTGGCGGCGGCGAGCGGCAATGCGATCACATTTTACACGGGTTTGGCGCTCATTCAGCCGCAGAGCGGCAAACAAACCGTGATTTGCGAACCTTTTACCGTACATTTTCGCACGTTAAGTCGCGCAGAGATTCACGCGTATGTTGAGAAGGAGATGCCGCTTCAATGTGCAGGCAGTTTCAAAAGCGAAGGATTAGGTATTTGCCTGTTTGAAAGACTGGAGGGCCGCGATCCCAATACCTTAGTTGGCTTACCGCTGATTGCGTTAAACGAAATGTTAAGAAGTGCGGGCATCAACGCATTGAGTTGA
- the acpP gene encoding acyl carrier protein yields the protein MSDIEQRVKKIVAEQLGVKEDEVINSASFVEDLGADSLDTVELVMALEEEFDTEIPDEEAEKITTVQAAIDYINSHKG from the coding sequence ATGAGCGATATCGAACAACGCGTTAAGAAAATCGTAGCTGAGCAGCTGGGTGTTAAAGAAGACGAAGTGATCAACTCTGCTTCTTTCGTAGAAGACCTGGGTGCAGATTCTCTTGACACCGTTGAGCTGGTAATGGCTCTGGAAGAAGAGTTTGATACTGAAATTCCAGACGAAGAAGCTGAGAAAATCACTACCGTTCAGGCAGCGATCGACTACATCAATAGCCATAAAGGCTAA
- the fabG gene encoding 3-oxoacyl-ACP reductase FabG codes for MSFEGKVALVTGASRGIGRAIAETLAARGAKVVGTATSASGAEAISAYLGDKGKGLLLNVTDAASIESVLEQVRAEFGEVDILVNNAGITRDNLLMRMKDDEWADILDTNLTSVFRLSKAVMRAMMKKRVGRIITIGSVVGTMGNAGQANYAAAKAGLIGFSKSLAREIASRGITVNVVAPGFIETDMTRALNDDQRSGILAEVPAGRLGDPQEIANAVAFLASDEAAYITGETLHVNGGMYMV; via the coding sequence ATGAGCTTTGAAGGTAAAGTAGCGCTGGTTACCGGTGCAAGCCGTGGTATCGGTCGCGCCATTGCGGAAACGCTGGCTGCGCGCGGTGCTAAAGTGGTGGGAACCGCCACCAGTGCAAGCGGTGCGGAAGCAATCAGTGCTTACCTCGGCGACAAGGGCAAAGGCCTGCTGCTGAACGTAACCGATGCGGCCTCAATTGAGAGCGTGCTCGAACAAGTTCGTGCTGAATTTGGCGAAGTGGACATTTTAGTCAATAATGCAGGCATTACGCGTGACAATCTGTTGATGCGCATGAAAGACGATGAGTGGGCGGATATCCTTGATACCAACCTGACATCGGTGTTCCGCCTTTCTAAGGCGGTTATGCGTGCCATGATGAAAAAACGCGTGGGCCGTATCATTACCATCGGTTCTGTAGTTGGAACCATGGGTAACGCGGGTCAGGCAAACTATGCGGCAGCAAAAGCAGGTTTGATTGGCTTTAGCAAATCACTGGCGCGAGAAATTGCGTCACGTGGCATTACTGTAAACGTCGTGGCTCCGGGCTTTATCGAGACGGACATGACGCGTGCACTGAACGATGATCAACGTTCGGGTATTTTGGCAGAAGTTCCAGCAGGCCGTTTAGGCGACCCGCAGGAGATTGCCAATGCTGTTGCATTCTTAGCCTCTGACGAAGCAGCCTACATCACGGGTGAGACGCTTCATGTCAATGGCGGTATGTACATGGTCTGA
- the rluC gene encoding 23S rRNA pseudouridine(955/2504/2580) synthase RluC, whose translation MKTENPGVQYVAITAENAGQRIDNFLRTQLKGVPKSMIYRILRKGEVRVNKKRVKPEYKLEDGDELRIPPVRVAEREEQAVSPKLDKVAALTNAILYEDDYLLVLNKPSGTAVHGGSGLSFGVIEGLRALRPEARFLELVHRLDRDTSGILLVAKKRSALRSLHEQLREKGMQKDYLALVRGDWPSHLKVVQAPLLKNILQSGERVVRVSAEGKPSETRFKVEERFGFATLVKASPVTGRTHQIRVHTLHGGHPIAFDDRYGDREFDAQLGSTGLSRLFLHAAALTFTHPNTGELLRMEAPLDGALKHCLAQLRQKKA comes from the coding sequence ATGAAAACAGAGAATCCGGGCGTACAGTATGTCGCCATCACGGCTGAAAATGCCGGACAACGTATTGATAATTTTCTGCGTACCCAGCTCAAGGGCGTGCCGAAAAGCATGATTTATCGCATTTTGCGTAAAGGCGAAGTGCGGGTGAATAAAAAGCGGGTTAAACCTGAATATAAGCTGGAAGACGGCGATGAGCTCCGTATTCCACCGGTGCGCGTTGCTGAACGCGAAGAGCAGGCGGTTTCACCTAAGCTGGATAAAGTAGCTGCGCTCACCAATGCCATCCTTTATGAGGATGATTATTTACTGGTGTTGAACAAACCATCAGGTACGGCGGTACACGGTGGCAGCGGCTTAAGTTTTGGCGTGATTGAAGGACTGCGCGCCTTACGTCCAGAAGCGCGCTTCCTTGAGCTGGTTCACCGACTCGATCGCGACACTTCCGGCATCTTGCTGGTGGCTAAAAAGCGTTCGGCGTTGCGTTCGCTGCATGAGCAACTGCGCGAGAAGGGCATGCAAAAGGATTATCTGGCGCTGGTACGCGGTGATTGGCCATCGCATTTGAAAGTTGTTCAGGCACCGCTGCTGAAAAACATTTTGCAGAGCGGCGAACGCGTGGTGCGCGTGAGTGCAGAAGGCAAGCCTTCGGAGACGCGTTTTAAAGTTGAAGAGCGATTCGGTTTTGCGACCTTAGTCAAAGCAAGTCCGGTAACGGGCCGTACGCACCAGATCCGTGTCCATACGCTGCACGGCGGCCATCCGATCGCTTTTGACGATCGTTATGGCGACCGTGAATTTGATGCGCAACTGGGCTCAACCGGCCTATCGCGACTTTTTTTACATGCTGCCGCGCTGACTTTTACCCATCCTAATACCGGCGAACTCTTGCGAATGGAAGCGCCATTGGATGGCGCTTTGAAGCACTGCCTTGCCCAGCTGCGTCAGAAAAAAGCCTGA
- the yceD gene encoding 23S rRNA accumulation protein YceD, translating into MQKVKLPLTLDPVRAAQKRLDYHGVYAPELVARLAETVVSVDSDVECDMSFAVDNQRLAVLQGTAEVQVTLSCQRCNQSFPRHVHVSYCFSPVSSDEQAEALPEAYEPVDVNDFGEIDLLAVIEDELILALPVVPVHDSEHCEVSDADMVFGQLPPEAEKPNPFAVLASLKRK; encoded by the coding sequence ATGCAAAAGGTAAAATTACCCCTGACGCTCGATCCGGTCCGCGCCGCGCAAAAACGCCTTGATTATCATGGTGTTTATGCACCTGAATTGGTGGCGCGCTTGGCCGAAACGGTCGTGAGTGTGGACAGTGATGTTGAATGCGATATGTCGTTTGCGGTTGACAACCAGCGCCTCGCCGTTCTGCAAGGAACAGCCGAAGTGCAGGTGACTTTGTCATGTCAACGCTGCAACCAGTCGTTTCCACGTCATGTTCACGTAAGCTATTGCTTCAGTCCTGTCTCTTCTGATGAGCAGGCCGAGGCACTACCGGAAGCCTACGAGCCAGTTGATGTCAATGATTTTGGTGAGATCGACTTGCTGGCGGTGATCGAAGATGAACTCATCCTCGCGCTGCCCGTGGTTCCGGTGCATGATTCTGAACACTGTGAAGTGTCCGACGCGGACATGGTATTTGGTCAATTGCCTCCAGAGGCAGAAAAACCAAATCCGTTTGCCGTATTAGCCAGTTTAAAGCGTAAGTAA
- the pabC gene encoding aminodeoxychorismate lyase — MWINGVKQTELSARDRAVQFGDGCFTTAAVVNGQVVMLAAHLQRLKDGCERLLMRIPDLQQLAKEMQQAAHGQAQAVLKVILTPGAGGRGYSRTGCTMPTRILSLSPWPHHYAALQQQGVVLNTSPVRLARNPLLAGVKHLNRLEQVLIRHHLDQTGGDEALVLDTNGTVVECCAANLFWRKGNTLYTPRLEQAGVDGIMRRYLLAEMAASGQTCQLIDSHREEVLNADEVVICNALMPVLPVRQIDDVSFTARSLYQQLRASCPTMEVS; from the coding sequence ATGTGGATAAACGGGGTAAAGCAGACCGAACTTTCAGCACGCGATCGCGCTGTGCAATTTGGTGATGGCTGTTTTACTACCGCGGCGGTGGTTAATGGCCAGGTTGTCATGCTTGCTGCCCATCTGCAACGCCTTAAAGATGGCTGTGAACGGTTATTGATGCGCATTCCGGACTTGCAGCAGCTGGCTAAAGAAATGCAGCAGGCTGCTCATGGGCAAGCGCAGGCGGTGCTAAAGGTGATTTTGACGCCAGGCGCAGGTGGCCGCGGTTACAGCCGTACCGGCTGCACCATGCCTACCCGCATCCTTTCGCTTTCTCCCTGGCCACATCATTATGCCGCGCTGCAACAGCAGGGTGTCGTGCTGAATACCAGCCCTGTTCGCCTGGCGCGAAATCCGCTGCTGGCCGGCGTTAAGCATCTCAATCGCCTGGAGCAGGTGCTCATTCGCCACCATCTTGATCAGACGGGCGGAGACGAGGCACTGGTGCTTGACACTAACGGGACGGTGGTGGAATGCTGTGCGGCCAATTTATTCTGGCGCAAAGGCAATACCCTTTATACGCCGCGCCTGGAGCAAGCCGGTGTAGATGGCATTATGCGCCGTTATCTGCTGGCAGAAATGGCGGCATCTGGCCAGACTTGTCAGCTGATAGATAGCCACAGGGAGGAGGTTTTGAATGCCGATGAAGTGGTGATCTGCAATGCCCTGATGCCGGTTTTACCCGTGCGACAAATTGACGATGTTTCGTTCACCGCACGTTCGCTGTACCAGCAACTGCGCGCCAGTTGCCCGACGATGGAAGTATCATGA
- the fabD gene encoding ACP S-malonyltransferase, with product MTQFAYVFPGQGSQTVGMLADLAAENPQVEATFGEASAALGYDLWQLVQQGPAEELNKTWQTQPALLAASVAIYRVLQSKNAVKPTLMAGHSLGEYSALVCAGVLNFADAIKLVELRGKLMQEAVPEGTGAMQAIIGLDDASIRKACEESAQGQVVSPVNFNSPGQVVIAGNKEAVERAGAACKAAGAKRALPLPVSVPSHCALMKPAADKLAVALEAITFNAPNVPVVNNVDVKCETDGAAIRSALVRQLYSPVRWTESVEFIAAQGVEQLLEVGPGKVLTGLTKRIVDSLSAAAVNDPASLSAALSQE from the coding sequence ATGACGCAATTTGCTTATGTTTTTCCTGGACAGGGATCGCAGACCGTCGGCATGTTAGCCGACCTGGCTGCTGAAAACCCGCAGGTTGAAGCCACTTTTGGTGAAGCTTCCGCCGCGCTGGGTTATGACTTGTGGCAGCTGGTCCAGCAGGGGCCAGCTGAAGAATTGAATAAAACCTGGCAGACGCAGCCAGCGTTGCTGGCCGCTTCTGTGGCTATTTATCGCGTATTGCAAAGCAAAAATGCGGTAAAACCCACGCTGATGGCAGGTCATAGCCTGGGTGAATACTCAGCGCTGGTTTGTGCCGGCGTGTTGAATTTCGCTGATGCTATCAAGCTGGTTGAGCTGCGCGGGAAATTGATGCAGGAAGCCGTACCGGAAGGTACCGGCGCGATGCAAGCCATTATTGGCCTGGACGATGCATCGATCCGTAAAGCCTGCGAAGAAAGTGCGCAAGGCCAGGTGGTTTCACCGGTTAACTTCAACTCGCCAGGCCAGGTGGTTATCGCCGGTAATAAAGAAGCGGTTGAACGTGCTGGCGCAGCGTGTAAGGCTGCAGGCGCCAAACGTGCGCTGCCGCTGCCGGTTAGCGTGCCGTCGCACTGCGCGCTAATGAAACCCGCTGCGGATAAACTGGCGGTTGCGTTAGAAGCTATCACTTTCAACGCGCCTAACGTACCGGTTGTGAACAATGTTGACGTGAAATGTGAAACCGATGGCGCCGCAATTCGTAGCGCGCTGGTCCGTCAGCTCTACAGCCCAGTGCGCTGGACCGAATCGGTCGAGTTTATTGCTGCGCAGGGCGTTGAGCAGCTGCTCGAGGTTGGCCCAGGCAAAGTGCTGACCGGCTTGACCAAACGTATTGTGGATAGCCTGAGCGCTGCTGCAGTGAACGATCCTGCTTCACTGAGCGCAGCCCTTTCACAGGAATAA
- the rpmF gene encoding 50S ribosomal protein L32: MAVQQNKPTRSKRGMRRSHDALTTAALSVDKVSGETHLRHHITADGYYRGRKVITK; this comes from the coding sequence ATGGCCGTACAACAGAATAAACCAACCCGTTCTAAGCGTGGTATGCGTCGTTCACACGATGCTCTGACCACTGCTGCTCTGTCAGTAGATAAAGTTTCTGGCGAAACTCATCTGCGTCACCATATCACTGCGGATGGTTACTACCGCGGTCGCAAGGTTATCACCAAGTAA
- the plsX gene encoding phosphate acyltransferase PlsX gives MTRLTLAVDAMGGDFGPCVTVPASLQALASHSELVLLLVGDPDIISSFLAKADSSLQRRVQVIPAESVIASDAKPSQAIRNSRGSSMRVALELVKEGKAQACVSAGNTGALMGLAKMLLKPLDGIERPALMTVLPHQQHGKTVVLDLGANVESDSDMLVQFAIMGAVMAEEVLEIAQPRVALLNIGQEETKGLETIRAASAVLRASPQINYIGYLEGNDLLTGKTDVLVCDGFVGNVTLKTMEGVVRMFLSLLKSSEEGKKRAWWLRLLGRWIQKRLATRFGHLNPDQYNGACLLGLRGTVIKSHGAANQRAFAVAIEQAEQTVRKQVPERIAARLDTVLARSDKA, from the coding sequence TTGACACGTTTGACCCTGGCAGTTGATGCCATGGGCGGGGACTTCGGTCCCTGCGTGACAGTGCCTGCATCCTTGCAGGCACTGGCCTCTCATTCGGAGCTGGTTCTTCTTCTGGTCGGCGATCCCGACATCATCTCGTCATTTCTTGCCAAAGCGGATTCCTCGTTACAGAGGCGTGTGCAGGTCATTCCTGCCGAATCGGTTATTGCAAGTGATGCCAAACCTTCTCAGGCAATTCGTAATAGCCGCGGCAGTTCGATGCGTGTGGCGTTAGAGTTGGTCAAAGAAGGTAAAGCGCAAGCCTGCGTTAGTGCGGGAAATACCGGCGCGCTGATGGGGCTGGCGAAAATGTTGCTTAAGCCGCTGGATGGGATTGAGCGTCCGGCGTTGATGACGGTGTTGCCGCATCAGCAGCATGGCAAAACGGTGGTGCTGGATCTCGGTGCTAACGTTGAGTCTGACAGCGATATGCTGGTGCAGTTTGCGATTATGGGCGCGGTCATGGCCGAAGAAGTGCTGGAAATTGCTCAGCCTCGGGTTGCACTGTTGAACATTGGTCAGGAAGAGACCAAAGGATTGGAAACAATCCGCGCCGCATCTGCGGTGCTACGAGCGTCACCGCAAATCAACTATATTGGTTACCTTGAGGGGAACGATCTCCTCACCGGCAAAACGGATGTGCTGGTCTGTGATGGCTTCGTGGGTAACGTCACGTTGAAGACCATGGAAGGCGTGGTAAGAATGTTCCTCTCTCTGCTGAAATCGTCAGAGGAAGGAAAAAAACGGGCCTGGTGGCTAAGATTGCTGGGGCGCTGGATTCAAAAGCGTCTGGCAACGCGTTTCGGCCACCTCAACCCCGACCAGTACAATGGCGCTTGTCTGTTAGGATTGCGCGGGACAGTGATCAAAAGCCACGGTGCGGCGAATCAACGTGCATTTGCCGTGGCGATAGAGCAGGCAGAGCAGACGGTGCGAAAGCAAGTCCCAGAGAGGATTGCGGCGCGCCTTGACACTGTATTAGCCAGGAGTGACAAAGCGTAG